GAATTCTTGGCAGGTCTCAAACCCAAGCTTTCTGGTTAAAGCCTATGCAAAAAACTTCCAAGAAATGGGCGGGACAATTAAAGAGACTGGCGTTCAAGAAATCTTACAAGAAGATGGCGGCTGGAAGATTGTCACCGATACCGAGACTTTCTATAGTGATAAATTAGTCATCGCAGCAGGACCTTGGTCTAATGATCTCATCAAGCCGCTTGGTTATGACTTGCCATTATTCCCGATGCGTGGCTATCATCAGCATTTTAAAGTCAACGAGAAGAACACCATCCATCATAGTATGTTTGATATGGATAAAGGTTTTGTCATGGGACCGATGCAGCAAGGTATCCGTATTACCACTGGTGCTGAGATGACGACCATGAATGCGCCAAAGAATTTTGGACAGTTAAAAACCGTGCTTAAACTGGCGCGAAAAATATTGCCATTAGAAGATGCAGTTGAGAGTGAAGCATGGGCAGGCTCGCGTCCTTGTATGCCAGATATGAAGCCAGTTATCGGTCCTGCAAGTAACCATGAAAAATTATGGTTTGCCTTTGGTCACAGTCATCAAGGTTTCACCTTAGGACCGATGACCGGTCGTCTGGTTGAAGAGATGATTCATGAAAAGCCATTACTAGTCGATATCAAACCCTTTAGCGCTGATCGCTTTTCTCGCTAAGTAAGATTTCATAAAACTTGAGTCATTTATACATTTTAAAGCATTAAAAATTAAGGATAATAATCTATGCAAAAGCTCCATAGTAATCAACGTATGAGTAAAATTGTGGTTCATAACCAGACTGTTTATCTATGTGGTCAAGTAGGTAACGCTGAAGATGACATCAAAGCCCAAACCTTAACTTGCCTAGAGAAGATCGAAAGCTTGTTGCAAGAAGTCGGTAGTGACAAATCAAAGCTGCTAATGGCGACTGTCTGGGTGAAAAGCATGTCGGATTTTGCGGCAATGAATGAAGTATGGGATAAGTGGTTCGAAGGCGTACAGCCGCCAGCTCGTGCTTGCGGTGAATCTGCTTTGGCACGTCCTGAGCTGTTGGTTGAGATTACTGCTATCGCTGCTGAGTAAATACCAGTACCTGCTACTTAAAACTGAATAATAATGAGAGGGCGTGATATGACTATCACGCCCTTTTTGATGAGCGACGCATGCAAATAGTCTATAATTAACCTCGTTGACAGTATTGACAGTTATCTGATGAGCAGCAAAAAGGGTTACAAAAAAATGATTAATAATAAAATCTATCATTCAATTTATGTGTTGGCAGAAAAGCTATTAGAAGCGGACAGTGCCAATGATAAAGAGACATTTGATACGCTGTATGTACAGCTAAAAGACTTGTGCATTGAAAATGAGAAAGGCAATAAGGATCATCCTGAGCAGTGGGAGACATTGGCAGATTTTACGGAAGATTTGGATGAGGCATTAGTTATTTACCAAAAAGCCTTGGATAAAGCCGCAGCGATTCAATCAAAAGAGCATTTATCATCGATTGCCTTTTCAATGGCTGAGTTACAGAGCGAGCTTGGACAGACAGAGGCAGCGATTCAAAGCTTACAGAGTGCTAAAATTACTGCCAGTAAGCTCGACGATAAATCATTCAAAAGTGAGATAAATAAGATGCTTGCAAAATTACTAGCTGAGTAATCTTAATTATTGCCATTTCTTATTTAAAAAACGCCTTTGTTATTTAAAAAGTGGCGCTGCCAACGCCAACAGAGACATTTTGCATTATAGAATAACTCTGTTGTTCTTATCGTCCTGTCCATATGGCAGAACGCTTTTCGATAAAGGCGTCAATCCCTTCACTCACATCATCCGCCATCATATTGCAGCTCATCACCTCACTGGCATACTCATAAGCCTCTGCCAATTCCATATCCAATTGCTTATAAAACATGGTTTTGCCAGTTTTAAGAGCGACTGAAGATTTATTGGTAATAGCGTCTATCAGAGACTGTAGCATCTGGTCTAATTGCTCAGCGCTTGCCACACGATTGATCAGTCCCTGCTGTAGTGCAGTGTGGGCATCTATAAATTCACCAGTAATAAGCATCTCAAATGCTTGCTTACGAGATAGGTTGCGACTGACTGCTACTGCAGGGGTAGAACAAAATAGCCCTACATTGATACCAGAGGTGGCAAATTTGGCATTGTCCGAGGCAACAGCTAAATCACAAGCTGCGACCAGCTGACAACCAGCAGCGGTAGCGATGCCTTGTACTTTGGCAATGACAACTTGCGGCATTTGATTGATGGTGAGCATAATCTGACTACATTGCTCAAATAAAGCGCGCTGAAAAGCGACATCTGGATTGGCGCGCATCTCTTTTAGATTATGTCCAGCACAAAATGCCTTGCCATTTGCGGCAATCACCAGTACTTGTATGGTCTTGTCTTGGGCAATATTATCCAGCTCCGCTTGCATAGCAGCTAGCAACTTAACAGATAAAGCATTGAATTGTTTGGAACTGTTAAGTGTCAACGTTACAACACTGCCTGAATTTTTTCTAATAACCAATGGCTCATTAATGTTTGTCGAGGGAGTTACTGATTGAATGGGGTTAAATTGGGTCATTTATCGTCCTTGATAATGGGTATTTAAACTTAGTGAAAAAGTGTAAAAGCTATTTAAATAATAACCTAAATAGTAGCATGCTTAATTGGTTAAGCAAGAGGTCAGTGATACTGATATAGCCCACATAAAAATAGCGCCCTTATATGATAAGAGCGCTATTTTTATGTTTCAAAGCAATAATTTTTCAAAAAACATACTACTAATGACTCTTAATAAGCGCCTTCACTATAAATCAGCTCATAGCTATGGCTATATATCTCAACGATATTACCAAATGGATCTTCCATATAAATCATGCGATAGGGTTTTTCGCCAGGGTAGTAATAACGAGGTTTATCCATCCGTTTTTTACCCCCTGCGGCAACCATACGTTCGGCAAGCTCTTCAACATTGGGATCTTGAACACAGAAATGGAAGATACCTGTTTTCCAGTATTCAAAGTTATTGTCAGGGTCTTCTTGATTTTTGAATTCAAAAATCTCAACGCCAATACGGTCGCCAGTTGATAAATGAGCGATACGAAAACTGCCCCAACCTGCACCAAAGACTTCGGTACACATCTCACCAATAGCACTGTCATCTTCGGTGATTTCAGTCGGCTCCATGATGATGTACCAACCCATCACTTCAGTATAAAATTTGACAGCGGCATCGAGGTCAGGTACTGAAAGACCAATATGTGAAAAGCTTCTTGGATAAACATTATTCATGGTTTGTACTCCTTTTTGATATGGGAGTAGTTTACAAAGTTATGTATATTACGTAAAATTATCATTTATTATAAAGATAAGTATGTACTGTAATGATAAATATCACATGGCTACGTACTTTTTGTACCTTGGTTGAAATTGGACATTTTACTCATACTGCCGAGCGTCTATATATGACGCAGTCAGGGGTTAGTCAACATATACGTAAGCTTGAGAGTCAGCTAGAGATTGACTTGCTTATTCGTCAAGGTAAACAGTTTTCATTGACAGATGCAGGTGAGCATTTGTATCGAGAGGCAGAGGATATCTTGCAGCGCTTATCACGCTTAGAGCAGCGTATCGGTGACGATCCGTATAATGAGGGATTGGTGCGAATTATGTCGCCTGGCAGCGTTGGTTTAAAGCTCTATCCTAAGCTGTTAACATTACAAGAGCAGCATCCACAGCTGGTGATTGATTACCGTTTTGCCCCCAATACAGATATAGAGCAGGCGCTCTCCAAGCATGAGATTGATATAGGTTTTATGACAACTATCTCGGATGATGAGACGGTCAGCTGCAAGCCGGTGGCTCAAGAAGCGCTACTACTGGTGACACCAGTCACGATGATGGAGCCTAGCTGGGAAGCACTTACCAAGCTTGGATTTATTGATCATCCTGATGGCGCACATCATGCCAGTTTACTATTGAGTGCCAATTATCCTGAATTTGGACACATCAATGACTTTATTAAAAAAGGTTTTTCTAATCAGATAGGTATGATTTTAGAGCCGGTAAGTAGGGGGCTTGGATTTACCGTATTACCAGCGCACGCAGTTGCCGCGTATCCAAACCCGCAGCTGCTTAAATGTCATCAGCTGCCAGTCTCAGTTAGTGAAACCCTGTACTTTGCTGTACGCCGCCAGCAGGTACTGCCAAATAGGATGCAAACCGTCCTCAATGAGGTGAAAAAATGGCTATAACAGTGGCTATAACAGCGTTTAAGAGAGTATCTTAAGTAGCCGTATAAAGTCTACTTGATACTTTGACCTAGTTTTATTGCCGCAGCAATATTGGTGGCAGTGATTTCAACATTATGATAAGCATTTTTAAAGATGTTCTCGATGGACTCTAGCTTTTGGATACTGGGCATGATGATATCAAACTGACTGGTCTGAGCCGATTCTAGTCCATCAACACTGCCACAAATCGCAATCACTGGCGTAAGGCGGGCTTTGGCAATGTGACTAATGCCGCCAGCTACTTTACCCATGGCAGACTGAGCGTCAAGCTTGCCTTCACCAGTAATAACCAAATCTGCATCGGCAATGTGCTGTGATAAGTTGGTAACTTTTGCCACTGTATCAAAACCTGACTTTAACTCAGCTTGGCAAAAGCTCATTAATGCATAGCCAAGTCCACCTGCTGCGCCAGCACCCGCTATCTCTTGATAATTCTGATAGCCATGCTGCTCACATATACTCGCAAAGTGGTTTAACGCTTGGTCCAAATCATTGACTTGCTGTAGACTAGCGCCTTTTTGAGGACCAAATATTGCACTGGCACCCAACTCGCCACATAGAGGATTGGTCACATCACAGGCTACTTCAAACATTGTCTCCAACACGCTAGTATGGAAGCTTGTCGCATCTAATCGTTGCAAGTTGGCAAGCGCGCCGCCGCCTTGGGCTAGCATATTGTCATCACTATCATGAAACCTCATGCCAAGTGCGGTTAGCATACCAAGTCCTGCATCATTGGTGGCACTACCACCAAGACCGATAATAATACGTTTGACACCTTCCCTTAAAGCATCTGCAATCAGCTCGCCAACGCCATAGCTGCTGGCGATGACTGGATTGCGCTCTGCCACAGTCAAGAGATGTAAACCGCAAGCTTGAGCAACTTCGATGACCGCAGTTGCATCAGGCAGTAATAAGTATTTTGCGCTAATCGGTCGCATTAAAGGGTCATGGACGTGCACTTCTTTCCAGCGACCACCTAGCACGTAAGACAATACTGCAGAAGTCCCTTCACCGCCATCTGCCATGGGTAGCAGTTTATAGTCAGCATCTGGAAACACTTGGCTGAAGCCAGATTGAATGGCGCGGCAAACATCCAGTGCTTCTAAGCTTTCTTTAAATGAGTCGGGAGCAATTAAAATTTTCATGAATGTCTCTTTGAATCTCTTTAAATAAATACCAAGGTTAATAACCAAATAAAGATGATACTGGTCACGCCCTGAATACCAGTCGCCATAGAATGGGCTTTATAAGCCTGTGCCACACTCATACGACTAAACTGGCTAACAATCCAAAAAAAGCTGTCATTAGCGTGCGAGATAGTCATCGCGCCTGCACCAATTGCCATCACACAAAATACGCGACCAAGCTCACTATCGAGACCTATTTGACCCAATAGTGGTGCGACCATCGCAGAGGTGGTCACCAAGGCAACAGTAGTTGAGCCTTGTGCTGTTTTTAGTGCAGCAGAAACGATAAATGGCATAAAAATACCAAGCCCCAAGGCAGATAAAGTCGTACCCAAATAATCGCCAATTGGTGTGACCTTTAGCATAGCGCCAAACGCGCCGCCAGCACCAGTGATTAAGAGAATAGGCGCTGCGACCACCAAGCCTTGAGAGATGCTATCGCTGATTTGCTGCGTTTTTTGTTCAGTATTGATGAGTAAAAATGATAAAAACAAACCAATCAGTAGGGCTGTCAATGGATTGCCAATAAATATCAAGATATCTGTTATGGTACTTGTACCAAATGGCGTACTAGGTAAGTTAGCAACAGACGATAAGCAAATCAAGACGATAGGCACGATAATAGGTAAAAATGCCATGGTTGCCGACGGTAGCTTACTATAGTCGTCGCGAGTTTTCATGTTATTTGGCACAGTCGCAGCTGGCGCTTCGATTGCATCAATATTGTCAGGAGTGGCATTCAGGAAGCGATTGGACCATAACCAACCGGCAAGTACGGCAACAGTTGTCACAACGACCCCAACCATGATGACCAAGCCCAAATTTGACTCAAGTCCCAAGTTTCCTGCTGCTGCAATTGGACCTGGTGTTGGCGGTACAAAGGTATGAGTCGCATATAAGCCAGTTGCTAAGGCAATACTCATCGCCACGCTTGATACTTTTAAGCGCTCAGCCAAAGACTCTTTTAACGAGTTTAAAATAATATAGCCTGAATCGCAAAACACTGGTACAGATACTACGGCACCTACAATAGACATCGTCAAAGTAGGGAAGCGTGGTCCCAAGACTTTAATGACCGTTTCTGCCATCACAATGGCGGCACCCGTTTTCTCAAGTATTAAGCCGATAATAGTACCAAATACAATGACCAGACCGATATATCCTAAGATGCCCCCAAAGCCATCAGAGATGGTTTTAGCGACCGTATTAAGCGGTACTTGGTAAAATAGTGCGACCAAAAAGGCAGATAAGATTAATACTAAAAAAGGATGCCACTTGAGTTTTGCGGTGGCAAAAATAATAAAAAGAATGGTCAGTACCAGCCAAAATACGATCATCACTGTCTCTATATAGTTGTTAATGTCTTATGACAAATTATGAGGCTCATGCAGCGTGCACTTCATAAAGCATCAATAGTCATATGAATTTTTAAAGGGGCATATTCTATAGTAAATCTACGTTGCTAGGAAATCTATTCGGCTCATATTTGATTTTATTCATGGTAAAGCTTAGATACTCTGCTAGTATGTGGGTTTTGTTTGACATGTACCAGATTTAGGATACTTCCTTTGAACATATTTAATGCCCCGATAATTCCCAATATCGAAAATAATGCGCTACGCCAGCAGCTAGAGCAAATCATTGACCAAAAGACCAAACCAATTGGCGCACTTGGACGTTTAGAGACGCTCGCTCTGCAGTTAGGTATGATTCAAGGGACGCTTACGCCAAAGATTGAGCAACCTCAAATTCGAGTATTTGCCGCCGATCATGGTTTAACCAAGCATGGCACGTCTGCGTATCCTAGTGCAGTCACTGCACAGATGGTTTATAACTTTTTGCAAGGCGGCGCTGCCATCAATGTCTTAGCACGTCAGCATAATATTGAGCTAAAAGTAGTCGATGCTGGGGTAGACGCGGATTTTAGCAATTCTCCTTTTAAAGACCATCCGCAACTGCTAGATTATAAAATTCGACATGGTAGCCGTGATGCGCTAACAGAAGCTGCGATGACAGAAGTAGAATGCTTGGCCGCATTAGAGAGTGGTATGAACGTGGTTAAGAACATGGCGGGTAATCTATTGATTGTCGGTGAAATGGGCATCGGTAATACCTCAGCGGCAAGTCTTTTGCTAGCGAGACTTGGCGACTTGTCTATTGCTGATTGTATCGGTCGCGGTACAGGACTCGATGATGCAGGCTTGCAGCATAAGGCAAATATCTTAACGCAAGTATTAGAGCGTCACCGTGAAGCGCAAGTGCCGTTCGATGTGCTTGCTGCATTAGGCGGGCTTGAGATTGCTATGATGGCAGGCGCGCTGATGCAGGCTGCCAGTGAACGTCGTATTTTGTTAATTGATGGCTTTATCGCCAGTAGTGCTTTGCTTGTCGCCGAGCGCTTAGCACCGGGTGTTGCTCAATATGCTATCTTTGCTCATCACTCAGTTGAACCAGGACACGCGCATTTATTAAAACTGCTGAATGCTAAGCCATTACTTGATATGGGTATGCGCTTAGGCGAGGGCAGTGGTGCGGCATTAGCGTATCCACTATTACAATCTGCCTGTGCCATTATCAATGAGATGGCAAGTTTTAGTGATGCTGGTATCAGTGAGCAAAGCAAGTGATGCAAAGTTCATCCTCAAAGCTGTCTGTATTGCAGCGCCTTCGTTATGAAGCCCGATTGATATTGGTTGCTGTTCAGTTTTTAACCCGTATATCCGTCCCGTCTTTTAGCCATTATGATCCGCAGTGGCTGCACCAAAGCAGCCGTTATTTTCCAGCGGTAGGCTTACTGATAGGTTTGCTTTGTGCTGGCGTGTTTTGGCTTAGCAGTCTCTTATTCATACCGCTAGTTGCGGCAGTGATAAGTACGGCTTTTGGTATCAAGCTGACAGGTGCTTTTCATGAAGATGGACTTGCCGATAGCTGCGATGGTTTAGGTGGTGGGCTAACTCGCGAGCGTACACTCACGATTATGAAAGACTCACGCCTAGGCACTTATGGCGTATTAGGTTTGGTCTCAGCGCTATTGCTTAAAATTAGCTTACTTACTGCGATGCCAACACCCGTTGCTATCGTTGCACTCATTATTGGGCATACTGCGTCACGTTTATTTTGTATTAGCTTACTGACGCTATTGCCTTATGGCGGAGAGATTGAACATGCCAAAGCAAAACCGATGGCACAGCAGCTGACACCATTACAAGCTATATATAGCAGTGGTTGGCTAATATTGGCTATTACTTTTGTCACACTGGTTTTCCCTAATACCATGCAACAGATTGGTATTTGGCAATGGTTATTGGCTTTATTGCTAGGCATAGGCGCGACAGATTATATGCGGCGCTTATTACGTAGACGTTTAGATGGTTATACGGGTGATGGCTTAGGAGCCACGCAGCAGCTTAGCGAAATTGCTATTTACATTGGACTGGCCGCTTCATTGCCCTTAATTTAAGCCAAAGCGTTAAAAATGATGCTAAGAAAGGATACTCGCACTCATGATTCTG
The window above is part of the Psychrobacter cryohalolentis K5 genome. Proteins encoded here:
- the cobT gene encoding nicotinate-nucleotide--dimethylbenzimidazole phosphoribosyltransferase encodes the protein MNIFNAPIIPNIENNALRQQLEQIIDQKTKPIGALGRLETLALQLGMIQGTLTPKIEQPQIRVFAADHGLTKHGTSAYPSAVTAQMVYNFLQGGAAINVLARQHNIELKVVDAGVDADFSNSPFKDHPQLLDYKIRHGSRDALTEAAMTEVECLAALESGMNVVKNMAGNLLIVGEMGIGNTSAASLLLARLGDLSIADCIGRGTGLDDAGLQHKANILTQVLERHREAQVPFDVLAALGGLEIAMMAGALMQAASERRILLIDGFIASSALLVAERLAPGVAQYAIFAHHSVEPGHAHLLKLLNAKPLLDMGMRLGEGSGAALAYPLLQSACAIINEMASFSDAGISEQSK
- a CDS encoding adenosylcobinamide-GDP ribazoletransferase gives rise to the protein MQSSSSKLSVLQRLRYEARLILVAVQFLTRISVPSFSHYDPQWLHQSSRYFPAVGLLIGLLCAGVFWLSSLLFIPLVAAVISTAFGIKLTGAFHEDGLADSCDGLGGGLTRERTLTIMKDSRLGTYGVLGLVSALLLKISLLTAMPTPVAIVALIIGHTASRLFCISLLTLLPYGGEIEHAKAKPMAQQLTPLQAIYSSGWLILAITFVTLVFPNTMQQIGIWQWLLALLLGIGATDYMRRLLRRRLDGYTGDGLGATQQLSEIAIYIGLAASLPLI
- a CDS encoding LysR family transcriptional regulator — protein: MINITWLRTFCTLVEIGHFTHTAERLYMTQSGVSQHIRKLESQLEIDLLIRQGKQFSLTDAGEHLYREAEDILQRLSRLEQRIGDDPYNEGLVRIMSPGSVGLKLYPKLLTLQEQHPQLVIDYRFAPNTDIEQALSKHEIDIGFMTTISDDETVSCKPVAQEALLLVTPVTMMEPSWEALTKLGFIDHPDGAHHASLLLSANYPEFGHINDFIKKGFSNQIGMILEPVSRGLGFTVLPAHAVAAYPNPQLLKCHQLPVSVSETLYFAVRRQQVLPNRMQTVLNEVKKWL
- a CDS encoding GntP family permease, which translates into the protein MIVFWLVLTILFIIFATAKLKWHPFLVLILSAFLVALFYQVPLNTVAKTISDGFGGILGYIGLVIVFGTIIGLILEKTGAAIVMAETVIKVLGPRFPTLTMSIVGAVVSVPVFCDSGYIILNSLKESLAERLKVSSVAMSIALATGLYATHTFVPPTPGPIAAAGNLGLESNLGLVIMVGVVVTTVAVLAGWLWSNRFLNATPDNIDAIEAPAATVPNNMKTRDDYSKLPSATMAFLPIIVPIVLICLSSVANLPSTPFGTSTITDILIFIGNPLTALLIGLFLSFLLINTEQKTQQISDSISQGLVVAAPILLITGAGGAFGAMLKVTPIGDYLGTTLSALGLGIFMPFIVSAALKTAQGSTTVALVTTSAMVAPLLGQIGLDSELGRVFCVMAIGAGAMTISHANDSFFWIVSQFSRMSVAQAYKAHSMATGIQGVTSIIFIWLLTLVFI
- a CDS encoding NAD(P)/FAD-dependent oxidoreductase, with translation MRHEVIVIGAGMVGTSVAWHLQKNNAEVLLIDKKLPGSETSYGNAGLIQREAIHTHPFPRQLTEMIRVLPNQGTDIRYRIPAILRYHQALLQYWKYSTPASVKKIEGEWQTLIEHCTSEHQTMISASGADELITRDGWLQLHRSEDTFKEAIALAIDARNQGVEHNVLTVEELRVMEPSANFDEFVGAIHWLNSWQVSNPSFLVKAYAKNFQEMGGTIKETGVQEILQEDGGWKIVTDTETFYSDKLVIAAGPWSNDLIKPLGYDLPLFPMRGYHQHFKVNEKNTIHHSMFDMDKGFVMGPMQQGIRITTGAEMTTMNAPKNFGQLKTVLKLARKILPLEDAVESEAWAGSRPCMPDMKPVIGPASNHEKLWFAFGHSHQGFTLGPMTGRLVEEMIHEKPLLVDIKPFSADRFSR
- a CDS encoding glycerate kinase, which produces MKILIAPDSFKESLEALDVCRAIQSGFSQVFPDADYKLLPMADGGEGTSAVLSYVLGGRWKEVHVHDPLMRPISAKYLLLPDATAVIEVAQACGLHLLTVAERNPVIASSYGVGELIADALREGVKRIIIGLGGSATNDAGLGMLTALGMRFHDSDDNMLAQGGGALANLQRLDATSFHTSVLETMFEVACDVTNPLCGELGASAIFGPQKGASLQQVNDLDQALNHFASICEQHGYQNYQEIAGAGAAGGLGYALMSFCQAELKSGFDTVAKVTNLSQHIADADLVITGEGKLDAQSAMGKVAGGISHIAKARLTPVIAICGSVDGLESAQTSQFDIIMPSIQKLESIENIFKNAYHNVEITATNIAAAIKLGQSIK
- a CDS encoding lactoylglutathione lyase family protein, with protein sequence MNNVYPRSFSHIGLSVPDLDAAVKFYTEVMGWYIIMEPTEITEDDSAIGEMCTEVFGAGWGSFRIAHLSTGDRIGVEIFEFKNQEDPDNNFEYWKTGIFHFCVQDPNVEELAERMVAAGGKKRMDKPRYYYPGEKPYRMIYMEDPFGNIVEIYSHSYELIYSEGAY
- a CDS encoding RidA family protein, whose protein sequence is MQKLHSNQRMSKIVVHNQTVYLCGQVGNAEDDIKAQTLTCLEKIESLLQEVGSDKSKLLMATVWVKSMSDFAAMNEVWDKWFEGVQPPARACGESALARPELLVEITAIAAE
- a CDS encoding enoyl-CoA hydratase; this translates as MTQFNPIQSVTPSTNINEPLVIRKNSGSVVTLTLNSSKQFNALSVKLLAAMQAELDNIAQDKTIQVLVIAANGKAFCAGHNLKEMRANPDVAFQRALFEQCSQIMLTINQMPQVVIAKVQGIATAAGCQLVAACDLAVASDNAKFATSGINVGLFCSTPAVAVSRNLSRKQAFEMLITGEFIDAHTALQQGLINRVASAEQLDQMLQSLIDAITNKSSVALKTGKTMFYKQLDMELAEAYEYASEVMSCNMMADDVSEGIDAFIEKRSAIWTGR